A window from Bos mutus isolate GX-2022 chromosome 1, NWIPB_WYAK_1.1, whole genome shotgun sequence encodes these proteins:
- the VWA5B2 gene encoding LOW QUALITY PROTEIN: von Willebrand factor A domain-containing protein 5B2 (The sequence of the model RefSeq protein was modified relative to this genomic sequence to represent the inferred CDS: inserted 1 base in 1 codon), which yields MPGLYCPSSWTPLPLTDSWVRACANGPCLSLRARLTYHNPQPQPVDGVFVYPLAEAEVVSGFEAEAAGRRVSFQLQSRRRSQAACCSALGPALGXSTPRRCAQGHLVLDLAQARSTLVLPTGLIAAAGTMTVTLRSSRELPSRPDGVLHVALPSVLTPLAPPGPPGPPRPPGLCDDSPTSCFGVSSPQGEGPAWEESAAPRDVFLGPARCPAPYTFSFEMLVTGPCLLAGLESPSHALRADAPPHASSAATICVTLAEGHRCDRALEILLHPSEPHQPHLMLEAGSLSSAEYEARVRARRDFQRLLRRDSDGDRQVCFLQRRFHKDILLNPVLVLSFCPDLSSKPGHLGTATRELLFLLDGSSVAHKDAIVLAVKSLPPQTLINLAMFGISVQPLFPESRPCSDEAVQLICESVETLQAVDGTPDVWAALDWALGQPQQRAHPRQLFLVTAASPMAAVTHQTLELMRWHRGAARCFSFGLGRACRQLLQGLSALSRGQAYFLRPGERLQPMLVQALRKALEPALSDISVDWFVPDAVEALLTPREIPALYPGDQLLGYCSLFRVDSFRSQPPGGQEPGWQSLGGSVFPSPEEAPSATSPGTEPTGTSEPLGTGTVSAELSSPWVAGDSERSTDALTDPVTDPGPNPSSDTAIWHRIFQSSYIREQYVLTHCSASPEPGPGSTGSSASPVSQGPGSPEGNTPLDPPSQQGCRSLAWGESASSRSCPLPPSPLAPVKTGALSAEVLGRRRRVALAGRSLSSPQGRVNPVPGCPRHPSLGVAPDGPGPEPGQQLGQGLDDSGNLLSPAPMDWDMLMEPPFLFTAVPLNGELAPPAVAQPPQAPRCHVVIRALCGEQPMCWEVGVGLETLWGPQDDGSLPPSPPERDNAWDQALHRLTAASVVRDNEQLALRRGGETRADRGHARRSWLRALQTSKVSSAPSCFTCPVAVDATTREVLPSALQVQSSEPAEPAGTPPISQSHVDAAPFPTVVHSKGLKEDSLAGGWDPDQTGNSSSALGDHAAPIGGSHRPLPRPPSRISLGRWKSRGPDSHRPCSPNTGQVNDSNSEGSGHDYLPLVRLQEAPGSFRLDALFCAAVRISQERLCRASPFAAHRASLSPTSASSPWALLAPSVGQGGSATASCSPSPSSGSEGPGQVDSGRGSDTEASEGLEGPGGADLRGRTWATAVALAWLEHRCAGAFGEWELAAAKADCWLRAQHLPDGLDLANLKAAARGLFLLLRHWDQNLQLHLLCYSPANM from the exons ATGCCCGGCCTGTACTGCCCCTCCAGCTGGACGCCGCTGCCCCTCACGGACTCCTGGGTCCGGGCCTGCGCCAACGGACCCTGCCTCAGCCTGCGGGCCCGGCTCACCTACCACAACCCGCAGCCGCAGCCGGTGGACG GCGTGTTCGTGTATCCTCTGGCCGAGGCTGAAGTGGTTTCGGGCTTCGAGGCGGAGGCCGCGGGACGGCGCGTCTCCTTCCAGCTGCAGAGTCGGCGCCGCTCGCAGGCCGCCTGCTGCAGCGCTCTGGGCCCCGCGCTGG CCTCAACGCCCCGCCGCTGCGCGCAGG GTCATCTTGTCTTGGATCTGGCCCAGGCCCGGTCCACGCTGGTGCTGCCCACAGGCCTCATCGCCGCGGCCGGCACCATGACAGTGACCCTGCGGAGCAGCCGGGAGCTGCCCTCCAGGCCTGACGGGGTGCTGCACGTGGCTCTGCCCTCTGTGCTCACCCCTCTGGCCCCGCCAGGCCCACCGGGGCCCCCCAGGCCTCCGGGGCTCTGTGACGACAG CCCCACCAGCTGCTTCGGAGTGAGCAGCCCTCAGGGTGAAGGGCCAGCCTGGGAGGAGTCAGCTGCTCCTCGGGATGTGTTCTTGGGCCCTGCCCGTTGCCCTGCCCCATACACCTTCTCTTTTGAGATGCTGGTGACTGGGCCGTGCCTGCTGGCAG GACTGGAGAGCCCCTCTCATGCTCTTCGGGCTGATGCCCCACCTCATGCCAGctctgcagccaccatctgtgtCACACTGGCAGAGGGCCACCGCTGTGACCGGGCCTTGGAGATCCTGCTGCACCCCAGTG agCCGCACCAGCCCCACCTGATGCTGGAGGCCGGCAGTCTGAGCTCAGCAGAGTACGAGGCCCGGGTGAGAGCCCGCCGGGATTTCCAGAGGCTGCTGCGAAGGGACAGTGATGGGGACCGGCAG GTGTGCTTCCTGCAGCGACGCTTCCACAAGGATATCCTGCTGAACCCCGTGCTGGTGCTGAGCTTCTGCCCGGACCTGAGCTCCAAGCCCGGACACCTGGGCACAGCTACACGGGAGCTCCTCTTCCTGCTGGATGGCAGTAGTGTGGCACACAAG GACGCCATCGTTTTGGCTGTGAAGTCACTCCCGCCCCAGACGCTCATCAACCTTGCCATGTTTGGCATCTCGGTGCAGCCCCTCTTCCCAGAGAGCCGGCCTTGCAGTGAT GAAGCTGTGCAGCTGATCTGTGAGAGCGTTGAGACGCTACAGGCTGTGGACGGCACCCCGGACGTGTGGGCTGCTCTGGACTGGGCCCTGGGGCAGCCCCAGCAAAGGGCCCACCCTAGGCAGCTTTTCCTGGTCACTGCTGCCTCCCCCATGGCCGCTGTGACCCACCAGACCCTGGAGCTCATGAGGTGGCATAGAGGGGCAGCCAG GTGCTTCTCCTTTGGCTTGGGGCGCGCCTGCCGCCAGCTGCTTCAGGGTCTGTCTGCTCTCAGCCGGGGCCAGGCCTACTTCCTGAGACCTGGGGagaggctgcagcccatg CTGGTGCAGGCCCTGAGGAAAGCACTGGAGCCCGCGCTGAGTGACATCTCTGTGGACTGGTTTGTTCCGGATGCAGTGGAGGCCCTGCTGACACCCCGGGAGATCCCTGCGCTCTATCCTGGGGACCAGCTTCTTGGTTACTGCTCACTCTTCAGGGTGGACAGCTTCCGGTCCCAACCCCCGGGG GGCCAAGAGCCTGGCTGGCAGAGCTTGGGCGGCTCGGTGTTCCCATCCCCAGAGGAAGCACCATCTGCCACCAGCCCTGGCACTGAGCCCACTGGCACCTCAGAGCCACTGGGAACAGGCACTGTGTCAGCAGAGCTGTCCAGCCCGTGGGTTGCTGGGGACTCAGAGCGGA GTACTGATGCTCTGACAGACCCGGTCACGGACCCCGGACCTAATCCCTCTTCTGACACAGCCATATGGCACCGCATCTTCCAGTCCTCGTACATCCGGGAGCAGTATGTGCTCACCCACTGCTCTGCCAGCCCAGAGCCAGGCCCAGGCTCCACAGGCAGCAGCGCATCCCCTGTCTCCCAGGGCCCGGGCTCCCCTGAGGGCAACACTCCCCTGGATCCCCCTTCTCAGCAGGGCTGCCGAAGCCTAGCCTGGGGAGAATCTGCCAGCTCCCGTTCCTGTCCCCTGCCTCCATCTCCACTGGCTCCAGTCAAG ACTGGGGCTTTGAGTGCTGAGGTGCTGGGCCGTCGACGCAGAGTGGCTCTGGCTGGCCGAAGCCTCTCATCCCCCCAAGGCCGGGTGAACCCAGTCCCAGGGTGCCCCCGGCACCCCTCTCTAGGTGTAGCACCCGATGGGCCAGGCCCTGAGCCAGGGCAGCAGCTGGGACAGGGCTTGGATGACTCAG GAAACctgctctccccagcccccatgGACTGGGACATGTTGATGGAACCACCCTTCTTGTTCACTGCTGTTCCCCTCAATGGGGAGTTGGCCCCTCCAGCAGTAGCACAGCCTCCCCAAGCTCCACGCTGCCATGTGGTGATCCGGGCCTTGTGTGGGGAGCAGCCCATGTGCTGGGAGGTGGGTGTTGGGTTGGAGACGCTGTGGGGGCCTCAGGATGATGGCTCCCTGCCTCCGTCACCCCCTGAAAGAGATAATGCTTGGGACCAAGCACTCCATCGACTGACAGCAGCTTCTGTGGTTCGGGACAATGAGCAGCTGGCTCTTCGAAGAGGGGGTGAGACCAGGGCTGACCGGG GTCACGCCCGGAGGTCCTGGCTCCGAGCCCTTCAGACAAGTAAGGTCAGCTCTGCCCCTTCTTGCTTCACCTGTCCTGTAGCTGTGGACGctaccaccagggaggtcctaccCTCAGCCCTGCAGGTGCAGAGCTCAG AGCCAGCTGAACCTGCAGGTACTCCTCCTATCTCTCAAAGCCATGTAGATGCAGCTCCTTTCCCCACAGTTGTCCACTCTAAAG GACTGAAGGAAGACTCTTTGGCAGGTGGCTGGGACCCAGACCAAACTGGCAACTCCAGTTCTGCTTTGGGGGACCATGCAGCCCCCATAGGAGGGTCTCACCGCCCGCTTCCCCGGCCTCCCTCCCGGATCAGCCTGGGCCGTTGGAAGTCCAGAGGCCCAGACAGCCACAGACCCTGCAGCCCCAACACAGGCCAAGTCAATGACAGCAACAGTGAAGGCAGTGGCCACGACTACCTGCCCTTG GTGCGCTTGCAGGAGGCGCCTGGCTCTTTCCGCCTGGACGCTCTGTTCTGTGCAGCGGTGCGCATCTCGCAGGAGCGCCTGTGCCGCGCCTCGCCCTTTGCTGCACACCGGGCCAGCCTCAGCCCCACTTCGGCCTCCTCTCCCTGGGCACTTCTAGCCCCCAGTGTTGGCCAGGGTGGCAGCGCCACAGCCTCTTGCAGCCCGTCCCCCAGCTCGGGTTCCGAGGGTCCGGGCCAGGTGGACAGTGGGCGGGGATCAGACACTGAGGCCTCAGAGGGGTTGGAAGGGCCTGGTGGCGCTGACCTGCGGGGCCGGACTTGGGCCACGGCTGTGGCGCTTGCGTGGCTGGAGCACCGCTGTGCGGGGGCCTTTGGCGAGTGGGAACTGGCAGCTGCGAAGGCTGACTGTTGGCTGCGGGCGCAGCACCTGCCCGATGGCCTGGACCTGGCCAACCTCAAGGCTGCAGCCCGCGgtctcttcctgctgctgcgTCACTGGGACCAGAACCTGCAGCTCCACCTGCTGTGCTACAGCCCCGCAAACATGTGA